The following proteins come from a genomic window of Flavobacteriaceae bacterium MAR_2010_188:
- a CDS encoding Beta-barrel assembly machine subunit BamD produces MKKFFIILISLVAFTSCSEFQKALKSEDTTEKYKLAEQYFNDEKWNKANRLFAQLVPVYRGKPQAERLMYMYAKSYYNMKDYHLSGYQFERFEDAYPTSDKAEESAFLGAKSFYMLSPIFSKEQQDTKEALEKLQLFVNKYPESEYLEEANKLVAELDYKLEKKAFEIAKLYNKTAYYDSEDYEAAIKSFDNFLFEYPASSFREAAMYYRLDSAHNLAINSIESRKVQRLKDAKGYYDTLIKYYPASEYLEQANEMNQDIDTELAKYNTKS; encoded by the coding sequence ATGAAGAAATTTTTTATCATCCTTATTTCTCTTGTTGCTTTTACTTCTTGTAGTGAATTTCAGAAAGCTTTAAAATCTGAAGACACCACAGAAAAGTATAAACTTGCAGAACAATACTTTAATGACGAAAAATGGAACAAGGCAAATAGACTATTTGCTCAGTTGGTTCCTGTTTACAGAGGGAAACCCCAAGCTGAAAGATTGATGTACATGTATGCAAAATCTTATTATAACATGAAGGATTATCATCTTTCTGGTTATCAATTTGAAAGATTTGAAGATGCATATCCCACTAGCGATAAGGCTGAAGAAAGTGCCTTCTTAGGAGCAAAAAGCTTTTATATGTTGTCTCCAATTTTTAGTAAGGAACAACAAGATACCAAGGAAGCGTTAGAAAAACTTCAACTTTTTGTCAATAAATATCCCGAGTCAGAATATCTAGAAGAAGCCAATAAATTAGTTGCTGAACTAGATTATAAATTAGAAAAGAAAGCATTCGAAATCGCTAAGCTTTATAATAAGACGGCTTATTACGATTCAGAAGATTATGAAGCTGCAATTAAGTCATTCGATAATTTCTTGTTTGAATATCCTGCATCTAGCTTTAGAGAAGCTGCGATGTATTACAGATTAGACTCGGCTCATAATTTAGCCATAAACAGTATAGAAAGTAGAAAAGTCCAAAGGCTTAAAGATGCTAAAGGATACTACGATACACTGATAAAATATTACCCGGCCTCAGAATATCTTGAACAAGCTAATGAGATGAATCAAGATATAGATACTGAACTGGCCAAATACAATACTAAAAGTTAA
- a CDS encoding phosphopantothenoylcysteine decarboxylase / phosphopantothenate--cysteine ligase — protein MSVLSGKNVLLGITAGIAAYKSAFLVRLLIKAGAHVKVIMTPASKDFVTPLTLSTLSKNPVYSEFTELDDQQNPTWNNHVELGLWADLFVIAPATANTMSKMTNGVCDNLLMATYLSAKCPVYFAPAMDLDMYKHPSTKNSFEKLKEFGNIMIPANSGELASGLEGEGRMAEPEEIVSFVENQILDSLPLKGKTVLVTAGPTYESIDPVRFIGNHSSGKMGFEIAKAAANLGATVQLITGPTHLEVNHNLIKLTKVVNAEDMYQAVHQHFALTDIAILSAAVADYTPKNVSTTKIKKDGNTLNIELTRTKDILASLGEIKSKQILVGFALETDNELANAKAKLKKKNLDLIVLNSLNDTGAGFGTSTNKVTFITNLEEITETPLQSKSKVAADLFKLLIEKYYA, from the coding sequence ATGTCTGTTCTTAGCGGCAAAAATGTTCTGTTAGGTATTACCGCAGGTATTGCTGCTTATAAATCAGCATTCTTGGTTAGATTACTCATAAAGGCAGGCGCTCATGTTAAAGTTATCATGACGCCTGCTTCTAAGGATTTTGTCACCCCACTTACTCTTTCGACACTTTCAAAAAATCCTGTTTATTCCGAATTCACCGAATTAGACGACCAGCAAAACCCAACTTGGAACAACCATGTTGAGTTAGGTCTATGGGCCGATTTATTCGTTATCGCCCCGGCAACTGCCAATACCATGTCAAAAATGACCAATGGCGTTTGCGATAATTTGTTGATGGCCACCTATCTTTCTGCTAAATGTCCGGTATATTTTGCGCCTGCTATGGACTTGGATATGTACAAACATCCGTCTACAAAGAATTCTTTTGAAAAATTGAAGGAATTTGGGAACATCATGATTCCTGCTAATTCAGGAGAACTTGCGAGTGGATTGGAAGGCGAGGGCAGAATGGCCGAGCCTGAAGAAATCGTAAGTTTTGTAGAAAATCAGATTTTAGATTCTCTTCCTTTGAAAGGAAAAACGGTTTTAGTTACTGCTGGACCAACTTACGAATCAATTGACCCTGTTAGATTTATTGGTAACCATAGCAGCGGTAAGATGGGTTTTGAAATTGCCAAAGCGGCCGCAAATCTTGGAGCAACGGTACAATTAATAACTGGCCCAACTCATTTAGAAGTAAATCACAATTTAATAAAGCTTACAAAGGTTGTAAACGCTGAGGATATGTACCAAGCTGTTCATCAGCATTTCGCTTTAACTGATATTGCCATTCTGTCAGCAGCGGTGGCAGATTACACTCCAAAAAATGTGTCTACTACAAAAATAAAAAAGGATGGAAATACGTTGAATATAGAGCTCACGAGAACTAAGGATATTTTAGCATCTTTAGGTGAAATTAAATCTAAACAAATTTTAGTTGGTTTTGCGTTGGAAACAGATAATGAATTAGCAAATGCCAAGGCAAAATTGAAAAAGAAAAATCTAGATTTAATCGTTCTTAATTCTTTAAATGATACTGGTGCTGGTTTTGGTACATCGACTAATAAAGTTACATTTATAACTAACTTGGAAGAAATTACAGAAACCCCTCTGCAGTCTAAGTCTAAAGTAGCAGCAGATTTGTTTAAGCTTTTAATTGAAAAATACTATGCATAA
- a CDS encoding 5'-nucleotidase, with the protein MKRREFIQNSLAATTFATVGGIGLQSFSSSSKHITILHTNDVHSHVDPFGPEDGRNANQGGVARRAKLIESIRGENPNTLLLDAGDIFQGTPYFNYYGGELEFKLMSMLKYDLATIGNHDFDNGIDGMYAQLPYADFGFVSANYDFSNTVMDGHVKPYKILEKAGIKIGVFGLGIELDGLVDKKMYKETKYLDPIEITQDMTRILKVDKGCDLIIGLSHIGYFYGDESNKISDLSLAKQTKDIDLIIGGHTHSFLKKPTIVKNIEGKNMLVNQVGCYGLNLGRIDFYLDGDKNKKSNGTSIIV; encoded by the coding sequence ATGAAAAGAAGAGAGTTTATTCAGAATTCGTTAGCAGCCACAACATTTGCAACAGTTGGCGGGATAGGTCTACAATCATTTTCTAGCAGTTCTAAACATATTACCATATTACATACTAATGATGTTCATAGTCATGTCGATCCTTTCGGGCCTGAAGATGGGAGAAATGCCAATCAAGGGGGTGTTGCACGTCGCGCAAAGCTTATAGAATCCATCCGGGGAGAAAATCCAAATACACTGTTATTGGATGCGGGGGATATTTTTCAAGGGACACCTTACTTTAATTATTACGGTGGAGAACTTGAGTTTAAATTGATGAGTATGCTTAAGTATGATTTAGCAACCATCGGAAACCACGATTTTGATAATGGGATAGATGGTATGTATGCTCAATTGCCATATGCAGATTTTGGCTTTGTATCTGCCAACTACGATTTTTCTAATACGGTTATGGATGGCCACGTTAAACCTTATAAAATTTTAGAGAAAGCAGGGATAAAAATTGGTGTTTTCGGTCTAGGAATAGAACTTGATGGATTGGTCGACAAAAAAATGTATAAGGAAACCAAATACTTAGACCCGATCGAAATAACCCAGGATATGACCAGAATTCTTAAAGTGGATAAAGGTTGTGATTTAATAATTGGTCTTTCGCACATCGGCTATTTCTACGGCGATGAATCCAATAAAATAAGCGACTTATCCCTAGCAAAACAGACGAAGGACATCGACCTTATCATTGGAGGCCATACCCACTCCTTTCTTAAAAAGCCTACTATCGTTAAGAATATTGAGGGCAAAAACATGCTGGTGAATCAAGTTGGCTGTTACGGACTTAATCTAGGGAGAATAGATTTTTATTTAGATGGAGATAAGAATAAAAAATCTAACGGCACTTCAATAATAGTATAA
- a CDS encoding RNA polymerase Rpb6: MDLKKTDAPVSTLTYDRNIIDESTNNIYEAISVIAKRAEQINTDIRRELVDKLEEFATYNDSLEEIFENKEQIEVSKFYEKLPKPHALAVQEWLDNKIYYRTTDEDSQE; the protein is encoded by the coding sequence ATGGATCTTAAGAAAACCGATGCACCTGTTTCAACCTTGACTTACGATAGAAATATTATCGACGAGTCAACAAATAACATTTACGAAGCTATTTCTGTTATTGCAAAGAGAGCAGAACAAATCAACACGGATATCCGCAGAGAATTGGTAGACAAGCTTGAAGAATTTGCAACTTACAACGACAGTTTGGAAGAAATCTTTGAGAACAAAGAACAAATAGAAGTTTCTAAGTTCTACGAAAAACTTCCTAAGCCACATGCTCTTGCAGTTCAAGAATGGTTAGATAACAAAATTTATTATCGCACCACAGACGAAGATTCTCAAGAATAA
- a CDS encoding 4-hydroxy-tetrahydrodipicolinate synthase has translation MTKFLGTGIAIITPFMEDLTVDHKALEKIVEYNIENGLDYLVISGTTGESVTITKQEKKEIIATIKKTNDGRLPLVLGIGGNNTEEIKKEISRTDFSGINAILSVSPYYSKPTQEGIYQHFKAIAEVSPVPVILYNVPGRTSSNMLPATTLRLANDFDNIIAVKEAGNNTAQYLTLIKDKTDDFLVISGDDDLALGVVLAGGAGVISVIGQAVPKEFCKMIKLGLEGKAKEAYKIHFQLMDITSLIFKENNPAGIKAVLNILGHCRDSVRLPLVPATDDLKNSIKAALGSLGY, from the coding sequence ATGACAAAATTTTTAGGTACTGGTATTGCCATTATCACCCCATTTATGGAAGACCTGACCGTAGACCATAAAGCTTTAGAGAAAATCGTAGAGTATAACATAGAAAATGGTTTGGACTATTTAGTTATTAGCGGCACCACTGGCGAGAGCGTAACCATTACCAAACAAGAAAAGAAAGAAATAATAGCCACCATAAAAAAGACGAATGACGGCAGGCTTCCTTTAGTTCTGGGTATTGGCGGAAACAATACCGAAGAAATTAAAAAAGAAATTTCTAGAACTGATTTTTCCGGTATTAATGCCATACTTTCGGTTTCTCCATATTATAGTAAGCCAACCCAAGAAGGAATTTACCAACATTTTAAAGCCATCGCTGAGGTTTCTCCGGTACCGGTTATTTTATACAACGTTCCTGGGAGAACATCTTCTAATATGCTACCTGCGACAACTCTTCGTTTGGCAAATGATTTTGATAATATTATCGCAGTCAAGGAAGCTGGGAACAATACTGCTCAATATTTAACCTTAATAAAAGACAAAACAGACGATTTTTTAGTGATTTCGGGAGACGACGATTTAGCCCTGGGTGTTGTGTTAGCTGGCGGAGCTGGGGTTATTTCGGTTATAGGACAGGCCGTACCTAAAGAATTCTGTAAGATGATAAAACTAGGTCTAGAAGGAAAAGCTAAAGAAGCCTATAAGATTCATTTCCAATTAATGGATATAACCTCTCTAATTTTTAAGGAGAACAATCCGGCCGGAATCAAAGCTGTTTTAAATATCTTAGGACATTGTAGGGATAGTGTGCGTTTGCCGTTGGTTCCTGCTACAGATGATTTAAAAAATTCAATTAAAGCTGCACTAGGCAGTCTAGGATATTAA
- a CDS encoding 5'-nucleotidase, C-terminal domain, with protein MILKRLLAICFLVILNSCNQKNYVDKIEGKQISISDSLKSDQQIEAFIAPYRENIEKDLDSVIAYSANTYSKSDGDLNTAIGNLMADIVYEQANPIFNTRTGKDIDFVLLNNGGIRSILSKGPVTKRTAYEMMPFENAIVVAELPGAQVMELVEYLRSEKRAHPISRLQIIMDQNEDVVFSGIKGKELDFNKNYFVATNDYLFNGGDHMDFFKKNKNVYVLDYKIRNALIDYFVKVDTLNPKIDDRFIIKNNK; from the coding sequence ATGATTTTGAAAAGGCTTCTAGCGATTTGTTTTTTGGTAATTCTTAATTCCTGCAATCAGAAAAATTACGTCGATAAAATTGAAGGGAAACAAATTTCGATTTCCGATAGTTTAAAATCTGATCAACAAATTGAAGCGTTTATCGCTCCTTACCGCGAAAATATAGAGAAGGATTTAGATAGTGTTATTGCATATTCTGCAAATACGTATTCAAAATCCGACGGCGACCTTAATACTGCCATCGGTAATCTTATGGCCGATATCGTCTACGAACAAGCTAACCCCATCTTTAATACTAGAACAGGAAAAGATATTGATTTTGTGCTTTTAAATAATGGAGGGATACGGTCTATATTGTCTAAAGGACCCGTTACAAAACGGACCGCTTATGAAATGATGCCTTTTGAAAACGCCATCGTTGTAGCAGAACTTCCAGGAGCTCAGGTAATGGAATTGGTAGAATATCTTCGTAGTGAAAAACGAGCGCATCCTATTTCTAGGCTTCAAATTATTATGGATCAAAATGAAGATGTGGTATTTTCTGGTATTAAGGGAAAAGAGCTAGATTTTAATAAGAATTACTTCGTCGCAACAAACGATTATCTCTTTAATGGCGGCGACCATATGGATTTCTTCAAAAAAAATAAAAACGTATATGTTTTAGATTATAAAATCAGGAATGCACTAATCGATTATTTTGTAAAGGTCGATACATTAAATCCGAAGATTGACGACCGTTTTATTATAAAGAACAACAAATGA